The following coding sequences lie in one Silene latifolia isolate original U9 population chromosome 5, ASM4854445v1, whole genome shotgun sequence genomic window:
- the LOC141656548 gene encoding putative trehalose-phosphate phosphatase F, translating to MDLKTPVIADPAPINKSRLSIYSSLLPYSPQPQRAIFAPGFLLSIPRKKTGVLEDVRTASWLDAMRSSSPPPKKLAFSANAELCELESSDVDVAYHTWMLNYPSALNSFEQIAEFANGKRLALFLDYDGTLSPIVDNPDMAFMSEDMRSAVKDVAKHFPTAIISGRSRDKVYEFVGLTELYYAGSHGMDIMSPVKGSAFNGHPNCIKLTDKQGKEAVLFQPASEFLPMIDEVFTSLVESTEDIKGATVENNKFCVSVHYRNVDEKDWKSVGQRVHDVLKEYPRLRLSHGRKVLEVRPIIDWNKGKAVEFLLDSLGLSDSDDVLPIYVGDDRTDEDAFKVLREGNKGYGILVSSVPKESNAFYSLKEPSEVMKFLKALVAWKSSSA from the exons ATGGACCTCAAAACTCCTGTCATTGCCGATCCTGCACCCATTAACAAGTCGAGATTAAGTATATATTCGAGTCTATTGCCATACTCTCCTCAACCTCAACGAGCAATCTTTGCTCCCGGGTTCCTGTTATCAATCCCTAGGAAGAAAACCGGAGTTTTAGAGGATGTTCGTACTGCTTCCTGGTTAGATGCCATGAGATCTTCATCACCTCCACCTAAGAAGCTGGCTTTTAGTGCCAATGCTGAGCTGTGTGAACTAGAATCTTCTGATGTGGACGTTGCTTATCATACTTGGATG CTTAATTATCCATCTGCACTGAACTCATTTGAGCAAATCGCTGAATTTGCCAACGGCAAAAGATTGGCTTTGTTTTTGGACTATGACGGAACTCTTTCACCCATTGTTGATAACCCTGACATGGCATTCATGTCCGAGGAT ATGCGTTCTGCTGTGAAAGATGTGGCTAAACATTTCCCAACAGCTATTATTAGTGGAAGAAGTCGTGATAAG GTTTATGAATTTGTAGGACTGACTGAACTGTATTATGCCGGCAGTCATGGGATGGACATTATGAGCCCTGTTAAGGGCTCCGCCTTTAATGGGCACCCTAACTGTATCAAGCTAACTGATAAGCAG GGTAAGGAAGCTGTTCTCTTCCAGCCTGCGAGTGAGTTTTTACCTATGATCGACGAG GTTTTTACGTCACTTGTCGAGAGTACGGAGGACATCAAGGGCGCCACAGTGGAGAATAACAAGTTTTGTGTTTCTGTACATTATCGGAATGTAGATGAAAAG GATTGGAAGAGTGTTGGTCAACGCGTCCACGATGTGCTGAAAGAATACCCGCGTTTGAGACTAAGTCATGGTCGGAAAGTTCTAGAGGTGCGGCCTATTATTGACTGGAACAAAGGAAAAGCTGTCGAGTTTCTTCTGGATTCCCTTG GCCTGAGTGATAGTGATGATGTCCTCCCGATATATGTTGGCGATGACCGCACTGATGAGGACGCGTTTAAG GTATTAAGAGAGGGAAATAAAGGCTATGGTATTTTGGTGTCGTCTGTTCCAAAGGAAAGTAATGCCTTCTACTCTTTGAAAGAACCATCAGAG GTTATGAAATTTCTAAAGGCGCTTGTGGCGTGGAAGTCCAGTTCGGCCTAA